From a single Couchioplanes caeruleus genomic region:
- a CDS encoding APC family permease, translated as MATETRSRATGPGTGSIGLVSCVAFAVGTMVGAGVFVLSGLAVERAGPAAIASFVLAGVLVLLSALSFAVVASLAPPGGSGYAYVGQALGRRWGFLTSWAFWLGGVIGVAFVLNAFGRYLHDFFLSALPPTLVAVAAVVVIALLNIGPASLIGRAETALVVVKVAILVLLIVFAFIHIGRAHFTPFAPHGAGSVVTTSALLFIAYLGFNVVTNMAGDVERPQRTIPLAILLSMGIVALIYVGVVVALLAGQISTYDEASVGTAAKHLIGDWGGILIPIGALISTLSAANANMLGSSEIMVRLAGDRQVPTVAGRLWHGHPAVSVLAAAVTAVILLLTGGIQAIIALGNVAAIVAMVLVNAAAFRAQRRKHRAGIRLPAGPLLPALGLLAALVQLVFIGWWQTLLGLVLVAAGLGLHALRGHHQAQHHAVITGHLHQNTGPAGRALRRHPAKEA; from the coding sequence GTGGCCACTGAAACCCGAAGTCGCGCCACCGGTCCCGGAACCGGGTCGATCGGGCTGGTGTCGTGCGTGGCCTTCGCGGTCGGCACGATGGTCGGCGCCGGGGTGTTCGTGCTGTCCGGCCTGGCGGTGGAACGGGCGGGCCCGGCGGCCATCGCGTCGTTCGTGCTCGCCGGCGTCCTGGTTCTGCTCTCGGCCCTGTCGTTCGCGGTGGTCGCCAGCCTGGCACCGCCCGGGGGCTCCGGATACGCCTACGTCGGGCAGGCGCTGGGACGACGATGGGGCTTTCTCACGTCGTGGGCGTTCTGGCTCGGCGGCGTGATCGGGGTGGCGTTCGTCCTCAACGCCTTCGGCCGGTACCTGCACGACTTCTTCCTCTCCGCGTTGCCGCCGACCCTGGTCGCGGTGGCCGCCGTCGTCGTGATCGCGCTGCTGAACATCGGTCCGGCGAGCCTCATCGGCCGGGCCGAGACCGCACTGGTGGTCGTGAAGGTGGCCATCCTCGTGCTGCTCATCGTGTTCGCTTTCATCCACATCGGACGCGCCCACTTCACGCCGTTCGCCCCGCACGGCGCAGGCTCGGTGGTCACCACGAGCGCCCTGCTCTTCATCGCCTACCTCGGCTTCAACGTCGTCACCAACATGGCCGGCGACGTGGAACGGCCACAACGGACCATCCCGCTGGCGATCCTCCTCAGCATGGGGATCGTGGCTCTGATCTACGTCGGGGTGGTCGTCGCGCTGCTGGCCGGGCAGATCAGCACCTACGACGAAGCCAGCGTGGGAACGGCCGCGAAGCACCTGATCGGCGACTGGGGCGGCATCTTGATCCCGATCGGCGCGCTGATCTCCACCTTGTCAGCCGCCAACGCGAACATGCTCGGCTCCTCGGAGATCATGGTCCGGCTCGCCGGCGACCGCCAGGTACCCACGGTTGCCGGACGCCTCTGGCACGGTCACCCCGCCGTCAGCGTGCTGGCCGCCGCCGTGACCGCCGTGATCCTGCTGCTCACCGGCGGCATCCAGGCGATCATCGCATTGGGCAACGTCGCCGCCATCGTCGCCATGGTTCTGGTCAACGCGGCCGCGTTCCGGGCTCAGCGGCGCAAGCACCGCGCCGGGATACGTCTGCCCGCCGGTCCGCTGCTTCCCGCTCTCGGGCTGCTCGCAGCTCTGGTACAGCTGGTGTTCATCGGCTGGTGGCAGACCCTGCTCGGACTGGTGCTGGTCGCCGCAGGACTCGGCCTGCACGCCCTGCGCGGGCACCACCAGGCCCAGCACCATGCCGTCATCACCGGCCATCTCCACCAGAACACCGGACCGGCCGGACGCGCCCTCCGGCGGCACCCCGCGAAGGAGGCCTGA
- a CDS encoding urease accessory protein UreD, translating to MRQLSTADGSAGTVGLLDLHLARIGGATRVTRQFQRTPLYILHPIYLDPGRPGMAFVYLQHQGDGMLQGDRYRMDFDVADGTDVHLTTQAATKIYRMEAGYAAQLVNISAGAGSFVEYLPEPVIPYRHSRFAGRLTVTAHPQATVLLAETLLPGRVARGEWHAYDLYCATTRIRRPDGRQIIADTLSFGGTYDRAGTPARLGEHGVHAAFFALAPPERTAGLHTALLAGLGESGEVLAGVSTLPFDAGIVARLLGPSSIPVRRALHTAWDIARRHLKGAPAPDLRKG from the coding sequence ATGCGACAGCTCAGCACCGCCGACGGTTCAGCGGGAACTGTCGGCCTGCTCGATCTGCACTTGGCGCGCATCGGCGGGGCGACGAGGGTGACCCGGCAGTTCCAGCGCACGCCGTTGTACATCCTCCACCCCATCTACCTGGATCCGGGACGGCCCGGGATGGCCTTCGTCTACCTGCAGCATCAAGGCGACGGCATGCTCCAGGGCGACCGGTACAGGATGGACTTCGACGTGGCCGACGGCACCGACGTCCACCTGACCACCCAGGCGGCGACGAAGATCTACCGCATGGAGGCCGGCTACGCCGCCCAACTGGTGAACATCAGCGCCGGGGCCGGCAGCTTCGTGGAGTACCTTCCCGAACCGGTCATCCCGTACCGGCACTCCCGGTTCGCCGGCCGGCTCACCGTCACGGCCCATCCGCAGGCGACGGTGCTGCTCGCCGAGACGCTGCTGCCCGGACGGGTGGCCCGGGGAGAGTGGCACGCGTACGACCTGTACTGCGCGACAACGCGTATCCGCCGCCCCGACGGCCGTCAGATAATCGCCGATACGCTCTCGTTCGGCGGCACGTACGACCGTGCCGGCACTCCGGCGCGCCTGGGCGAACACGGAGTACACGCGGCGTTCTTCGCGCTGGCACCCCCGGAGCGCACGGCCGGCCTGCACACCGCCCTCCTTGCAGGCCTGGGCGAAAGCGGCGAGGTCCTGGCGGGAGTCAGCACTCTGCCGTTCGACGCCGGCATCGTCGCGCGGCTTCTGGGGCCGTCGTCGATTCCGGTGCGCCGTGCCCTGCACACCGCCTGGGACATCGCGCGCCGACACCTGAAGGGGGCGCCGGCCCCCGATCTCCGCAAGGGCTGA
- the ureG gene encoding urease accessory protein UreG: MMTAQNLGGAGAGHAGHDHAGHDHMVHDGPQLERLGGPVPRVGIGGPVGSGKTALIEALVPRLVAGGCRPVVVTNDIFTQEDAQHVRATLAGVLSPEKIVGVETGSCPHTAVRDDPTMNLDAVRELTERFPDSDVVLLESGGDNLTLTYSRALADFFIFVIDVGEGDKIPRKRGPGITTSDLLVINKVDIAPYVHADLSILERDARAVRAGRPFVFTDCFSGDGIADVIVHLQAAAMLPQSATTSPG; encoded by the coding sequence ATGATGACCGCACAGAACCTCGGCGGCGCCGGAGCGGGCCACGCCGGACACGACCATGCCGGACATGACCATATGGTCCACGACGGACCGCAGCTGGAGAGGCTCGGCGGTCCTGTGCCCCGGGTCGGCATCGGCGGCCCGGTGGGTTCGGGCAAGACAGCGTTGATCGAGGCGCTGGTGCCTCGCCTCGTCGCGGGCGGTTGCCGGCCCGTCGTGGTGACCAACGACATCTTCACCCAGGAGGACGCCCAGCACGTACGGGCGACGCTGGCGGGCGTGCTATCGCCGGAGAAGATCGTCGGGGTGGAGACCGGTTCCTGCCCGCACACCGCCGTGCGCGACGACCCCACCATGAACCTTGACGCGGTACGCGAGCTGACCGAACGCTTCCCTGACAGTGACGTGGTGCTGCTCGAGTCGGGCGGGGACAACCTGACCCTCACCTACAGCCGGGCATTGGCGGACTTCTTCATCTTCGTGATCGACGTGGGTGAGGGCGACAAGATTCCCCGCAAGCGTGGACCGGGCATCACCACCTCAGATCTGCTCGTGATCAACAAGGTTGACATAGCGCCCTACGTACACGCGGACCTTTCGATTCTGGAGCGCGACGCCCGAGCGGTCCGCGCCGGACGTCCTTTCGTCTTCACCGACTGCTTTTCCGGCGACGGCATCGCCGATGTCATCGTGCACCTTCAGGCAGCAGCCATGCTGCCGCAATCGGCGACGACCAGCCCCGGATGA
- a CDS encoding urease accessory protein UreF, giving the protein MPAPAAPPEDDPLVPFLAAVQLADSAFPSGRYAFSHGLESFVQAGAMTAGSGTHGLWSLLTDQLEHGIATADGIALAWAHRAVSRAPSPDRYDEQLALDADLRLTSVKLGREGRDASARAGRGMLGTVVGSFAGPALTAYAALVSTGTAPGNGAVVTGILTAELGVPRRHAVATELYAFAAGWLGAAVRLGVADHRVAQCVLHRCGPVIDRAVHGACRGGLDDMSSSTPLADVMSMRHEQAGLRMFMS; this is encoded by the coding sequence ATGCCGGCACCGGCGGCACCACCGGAAGATGACCCCCTCGTTCCGTTCCTCGCAGCCGTCCAGCTCGCGGACTCGGCCTTCCCCAGCGGTCGATACGCCTTCTCGCACGGCCTGGAATCCTTCGTCCAGGCCGGCGCGATGACGGCCGGCAGCGGCACCCACGGCCTGTGGTCGCTGCTGACCGACCAGCTCGAGCACGGCATCGCCACCGCGGACGGCATCGCCCTGGCATGGGCACACCGCGCCGTGTCCCGGGCCCCCAGCCCCGATCGGTATGACGAGCAGCTGGCACTCGACGCCGACCTGCGATTGACGTCGGTGAAGCTGGGACGCGAGGGGCGTGACGCCTCCGCGCGGGCCGGGCGCGGCATGCTCGGCACCGTGGTGGGGTCGTTCGCGGGGCCGGCGCTCACGGCGTACGCCGCATTGGTCAGCACGGGCACAGCGCCCGGCAACGGTGCGGTGGTGACCGGCATCCTCACGGCCGAGCTCGGGGTACCCCGCCGGCACGCCGTGGCGACCGAGCTGTACGCCTTCGCGGCGGGGTGGCTCGGCGCGGCGGTACGCCTCGGGGTGGCCGATCACCGGGTCGCCCAGTGCGTCCTGCACCGATGCGGGCCGGTGATCGACCGAGCGGTGCACGGAGCATGCCGTGGCGGGCTGGACGACATGTCGAGCTCCACGCCCTTGGCGGACGTCATGAGCATGCGGCACGAACAGGCCGGTCTGCGCATGTTCATGAGCTGA
- the ureC gene encoding urease subunit alpha: MSSIPRHTYASLYGPTTGDRFRLADTQLIAQVEDSLLTPGEEAVYGGGKTIRDGMAQTPGVRNQDGALDTVITSAVVMDPILGIVKADIGIKNGRIAGIGPAGNPHVQDGVDPHLIIGAGTEVISGEGLVATAGGIDTHVHFLTPDQISHALSNGITTLLGGGTGPADGSKGTTCTPGPFHIARMLEATAELPVNVGLLAKGNSSKPQTLAEQIEAGACGLKVHEDWGSTPSAIDCCLTVADAYDVQVAIHADTLNEGGYLADTIDAINGRAIHSYHTEGAGGGHAPDIMAIAALPNVLPSSTNPTKPYTTDTTDNLFYMVTVTHHLNPQNPEDVAFTQSRIRGETEAAEDVLQDMGVLSMYSSDSQAMGRVGDTVATVWRTADKMKQQRGKLPGDPQEHDNNRILRYLAKYTINPAITHGIGHLVGSLEPGKIADIVLWPTNTFGVKPKYVLKSGFVAWSIMGDPNGSIPTPEPVLMRPTFGALGRAAGRTSITFVSQAAVDAGVPQALKLDRWVEAVRGCRHIGKQHMVRNDATPDIRIDPETYKVYVDGELASVPPADRVSLAQLYYIV; encoded by the coding sequence ATGAGCAGCATTCCGCGTCACACGTACGCCTCGCTCTACGGGCCGACCACCGGTGACCGTTTCCGGCTGGCCGACACGCAGCTCATCGCGCAAGTGGAGGACAGCCTGCTCACGCCGGGCGAAGAAGCCGTGTACGGCGGCGGGAAGACGATCCGCGACGGCATGGCCCAGACGCCCGGGGTACGCAATCAGGACGGCGCCCTCGACACCGTGATCACCTCCGCGGTCGTGATGGACCCGATCCTCGGCATCGTCAAGGCGGACATCGGCATCAAGAACGGCCGCATCGCGGGGATCGGCCCCGCCGGTAACCCCCACGTGCAGGACGGGGTGGATCCGCATCTCATCATCGGAGCCGGGACGGAGGTCATCTCCGGGGAAGGGCTGGTCGCGACGGCCGGCGGTATCGACACGCACGTGCACTTCCTCACCCCGGACCAGATATCCCACGCGTTGTCCAACGGCATCACCACCCTGCTGGGCGGTGGTACCGGGCCGGCTGACGGATCCAAGGGCACCACCTGCACCCCGGGGCCCTTCCACATCGCCCGGATGCTCGAGGCCACCGCCGAGTTGCCGGTGAACGTGGGCCTGCTGGCCAAGGGCAACAGCAGCAAGCCGCAGACGCTGGCAGAGCAGATCGAGGCGGGCGCGTGCGGGCTGAAGGTGCACGAGGACTGGGGCTCCACCCCGTCGGCGATCGACTGCTGCCTGACCGTCGCCGACGCCTACGACGTGCAGGTCGCGATCCACGCCGACACCCTCAACGAGGGCGGCTACCTGGCGGACACCATCGACGCGATCAACGGCCGTGCGATCCACAGCTATCACACCGAGGGCGCCGGCGGCGGCCACGCTCCCGACATCATGGCCATTGCCGCGCTGCCGAACGTCCTGCCGTCATCGACCAACCCGACCAAGCCCTACACCACCGACACCACCGACAACCTGTTCTACATGGTCACCGTCACGCACCATCTCAACCCGCAGAACCCCGAGGACGTCGCATTCACCCAGTCTCGGATCCGCGGCGAGACGGAGGCGGCCGAAGACGTGCTCCAGGACATGGGCGTGCTGTCGATGTACTCCTCGGACTCCCAGGCCATGGGGCGTGTCGGCGACACGGTGGCGACCGTGTGGCGTACCGCCGACAAGATGAAGCAACAGCGCGGGAAGCTGCCCGGCGACCCCCAGGAGCACGACAACAACCGGATCCTCCGCTACCTCGCGAAATACACCATCAACCCGGCGATCACCCACGGGATCGGCCACCTGGTGGGCTCGCTGGAACCGGGAAAGATCGCCGACATCGTGCTCTGGCCGACGAACACCTTCGGGGTGAAACCGAAGTATGTGCTCAAGAGCGGGTTCGTCGCCTGGTCGATCATGGGCGACCCCAACGGGTCGATCCCGACGCCCGAGCCGGTGCTGATGCGGCCCACGTTCGGCGCCCTGGGCAGGGCGGCCGGCCGCACCTCGATCACCTTCGTGTCTCAGGCCGCCGTCGACGCGGGCGTACCCCAGGCGCTGAAGCTCGACCGCTGGGTCGAGGCGGTCCGTGGCTGCCGCCACATCGGCAAGCAGCACATGGTGCGCAACGATGCCACACCGGACATCAGGATCGACCCGGAGACCTACAAGGTGTACGTCGACGGAGAGCTGGCCAGCGTGCCACCTGCCGACCGGGTCTCCCTCGCCCAGCTGTACTACATCGTGTGA
- the ureB gene encoding urease subunit beta: protein MIPGEWLLSDEPVEINAGRRTLTLRVHNTGDRPIQVGSHYHFFEVNRALDFDRTAAFGMRLDIPAGNSIRFEPGDEKDVDLVEIGGTKRIFGFDGLVDGAATAERTVRQAMRRATQRGYRGAREGQAPRNDEGEQHEEFR, encoded by the coding sequence ATGATTCCTGGCGAGTGGCTGCTGTCCGACGAGCCGGTCGAGATCAACGCGGGCCGCCGGACGCTGACGCTGCGGGTGCACAACACCGGCGACCGGCCCATCCAGGTCGGCTCGCACTACCACTTCTTCGAGGTCAACCGCGCCTTGGACTTCGACCGGACCGCGGCGTTCGGCATGCGGCTCGACATCCCGGCAGGCAACTCGATCCGCTTCGAGCCCGGCGACGAGAAGGACGTCGACCTCGTGGAGATCGGGGGGACGAAACGCATCTTCGGCTTCGACGGTCTCGTGGACGGCGCCGCCACCGCCGAGCGTACGGTCCGGCAGGCCATGCGCAGAGCCACGCAACGTGGATATCGCGGCGCACGGGAAGGGCAAGCGCCGCGGAACGACGAGGGTGAGCAGCACGAGGAGTTCCGATGA
- a CDS encoding urease subunit gamma: MSQEQSAVGRDDDPGVQGSTVAATESWISSMMLTPRETEKLVIYQVAELARRRRARGVKLNFPESIALICEALLEAARDGRSVAEVQELGKEVLTRDDVMPEVPYMVTLVQVEATFLTGTQLVTVTNPIS; this comes from the coding sequence ATGAGCCAGGAGCAGAGTGCCGTCGGTCGCGACGACGATCCGGGCGTACAAGGTTCGACGGTAGCCGCCACCGAGTCGTGGATCTCCTCGATGATGCTCACCCCGCGGGAGACCGAGAAGCTGGTGATCTACCAGGTGGCGGAACTGGCCCGGCGCCGCAGGGCCCGGGGGGTCAAGCTCAACTTCCCGGAGTCGATCGCGCTGATCTGCGAGGCCCTGCTGGAGGCCGCCCGCGACGGGCGGTCCGTGGCGGAGGTCCAGGAGCTGGGCAAGGAAGTGCTCACCCGCGACGACGTGATGCCGGAAGTCCCGTACATGGTGACGCTGGTCCAGGTCGAGGCGACGTTCCTGACCGGCACCCAGCTGGTCACCGTCACGAATCCCATTTCCTGA